DNA from Actinoplanes sp. SE50/110:
GCGAAGCTCGCCGCCCAGGCCGAGAAACTCGCCGCCGCCGCCCAGGCCGCCGAAGCCGACGCGCACCAGCAGCGGCTGCGCGCCGAACAGGACGCCCGCGACGCCCGGTCCCGCGCCGCCGAGGCCCGCGAGCACTACACCCGGGCCAAGACCCAGCGCGACATCGCCCGGCAGCAGAGTGCGATCGCGATCGCCCAACAGGCCGCCGCCTACGACGCCGCGCGCCGGGCGGTCGAGCAGCAGAACGTCGCGGCCGGCAAGGGCGCCACCGCCAAGGCCGCGGCCGACGAGGTCACCAAGTCGATCGACCGGTTCGACACTCTGGTCAACGACTCCAAGGCGGCCTCCCTGCGCGCCCAGAAGGCGATCAGCGACCGCGACACCAAACAGCTCAGCTACGAGGCGTACCAGCAGGACGCGATCGCCAAGAAGGGCACCGCCGAGGGCGACTACGCCGCGCAACAGGCCGCGATCATCGGCGCCCAGCTGCCCGGCGCCCGGGCCGCCGCCGATCAGGCACGGACCGAGGCGAACGGCGCCGCGGCCGCCGCCAAGGCCGAGGCGGAAGCCGCCGCGGCCGCGGCCGCCGCCGCGCGCCGTGACGCGGCCGACGCCGCCGCCGCGGCGAACCGGGCCATCGCCGACGCCCAGCGGGCCGAGGACCTGGCCCGGCAGTCGGTCGACGTGGCCCGGCAGGCGATCAACCGGGCCGCCGCCGCCAAAGCCGACGCCGACCTGACCAGCTCGGCGGCCGACTCGGCGCTGCGCGAAGCCGGCATCGCCGCGTTCCAGAGCCGGATCGCCGGGCGGGCCGCCATCGACGCCCGCGCCTCGGCCCGGGCGATCGCCGACCCGGCCGCCGCCGCGCTCAGCGTCGCCGACCAGTACGCGGCCACCGACAACGACGCGCAGATGGCGATCGACGTCGCGAACAGCGCCATCCTGATCGGCGCCGAACAGAGCGCCGCGGCCGAACAGCACGCGGCCGACGCGGAGGCCGCCGCGGTGCACGCGGCCGAGGAGGCGCTGCGGGCGCAGGAACAGGTCAAGCCCGCCTACGCCGCGGCACAGAAAGCCGCCGAGGACGCCAGCCGGGCGATCAAGGCGAGCAAGGCCGCGATCACCGCCGCGAACAACGCCGCCACCGAGGCGCGCGCCACCGTGGCGGCCGCCAACGACGCCGCACACGCCGCCCAGCAGGCGACCGCCTACGCCAACGCCGCCGAGGGCATGGCGGTTCAGGCCGGACACGACGCCGCCGTGGGCCGGCAGGCGGCGGGCGCCGCCCGCAACTACGCCAACCAGGCGAAGACCGCCGCCGACAACGCCGACTCGATCGCCAAGCAGATCAAGGCGGCGTCGGACTCGGCCACCACCTTCGCCACCGCGATGAAGAACACCGCCGCCCGGATGGTGCAGATCGCGGCCGACACCCACACCGCGGTGCACCAGCTCGCCGATCTCACCGAGGCGGAGAAGAAGGCCCGCCAGACCTCCTGGATGCAGACCTGGCGCGACTACGTCGACAAGAAGCTCGCCGCCAAGGACCTCCCCGACTGGCTGAAGAAGTTCTACCGCGGCGAAAGCGAGGAGGTGCTCGGCATCGCCGGCGGCCTCTGGCTCTCCGGGCTCTGCGCGTTCGGCGCCCCCGGCAACACCCCGGGCAACACGCCGGACTCCGAAGAAGCCTGCGACATGCTCAAGGACGGCGTCAAGCAGCTCATCGACCACCCCGGCTCCCTCATCCACCTGGACGAATGGCGCAACGGGGACTACGCCAAGGCGCTCGGCATGAGCGTGGTCGACCTGGCCACCCTCGACCTGCCGAAGATCGGGAAGATCACCGCGGCGATCGACGTGCTGCGCGACGGCATCGCCGCGGGCCTGGCCAAACTGCTCTCCGGCGAGCTGCTCAACGGCCTCAAGAACATCGGCGCCGACCTGATCGACGCGGCGCTCAAGAAACTCGGCGCGCTCAAGCTCACGAAGCTGATCGAGCTCAACGTCGACCTGCCCAAGAAGATCACCTTCAGCGCGGACGAACTGAGTGCCCTCAAGCTCGCCATCGACGTCAAGGGGTTCCCGGCCGTCGCGGACGCACTCAAGGGCCTGATCGACGGCAAGGGCATCCTCGACGGCCTCGACGATCTGATCAAGAAATGCCTGGGCGACAGCTTCACGCCGCAGACCCGGGTGCTGCTCGCGGACGGCCGCGCGGTGCCGATCGCCGCCGTCCGGGTCGGCGACCTGGTCCTGGCCACCGACCCGGAGACCGGGGTGACCGCCGCCGAACCGGTGACCGACCTGCACCGCAACCTGGACACCGCGTTCGCCGACGTCCGCATCGGCGGCCGGCACGGCGACCAGGCCGTGCACACCACCGCACACCACCCGTTCTGGAACGCGGGAACCCGGCAGTGGACCGACGCCGGGGCCCTGCAGCCCGGCGACACCCTGCTCGGGCGCGGCGGGCCGGCGACCGTCACCGCCGTCCAGCAGCACACCGGCCGCCGGATCATGCACAACCTCACGGTCGCGACGCTGCACACCTTCTACGTGCTGGCCGGCGCCACGCCGGTCCTCGTCCACAACTGCCTGCCCAACCTCAGGGACGAGGGCATGCAGAAGATCGAATTGGACGCGGCGGCCAAACGCGGGGTCAGCCCGGTTACGATCGGGCCGGGCAGCGGGCTGCAGGCACTCAAGGACGCGATCAGCAAGGCGTCGCCCGGCACCGAGGGATACTTCAAATGGGGGATCACGATGGACGGTGAGCTCAAGGTGATCCCCGCCTTCGCCGGGACCACCGGCAGCGGCTGGCCCCGGGTGGAGATCGCACACACCGTCCTGGCCGGGCTGAAAGGCAAACTCCGGGCAGCCGGGACCGGCCACATCGACGACCTGTTCGGCGTCGAGATCAACGATTCGAGCGGTCACTTCCAGCCGACCGACGGACTCATCGACCTCGGCGTCGAGAAATTCCACGAGGCGGGCATCGACGTGTTCCCCAGCTCGTGGCGCGACGGCGACTGGCTGCTGCCGTTCGCGCCGAACTGATGAGCGTCCCGAGCTTCGCCGAGGTGAACCGGATCAGGTCCGCCGCGACCATGCGGGACCTGATCCGGCGCGACGACCTGCCCGACGACCCGCAGTGGTGGCTCGCGGTGATCTCGGTCGGGCAGGCCGCGCTGCTGGGCGCCGAATCCGGACAGCCCGGCGCCCGCGCCTGGGCGCCGGTGCTGGTGGAGTCCCTGGATGCCGCCGAGCGCCGCCCGGCGCTCGGCGTCGCCGAGACCGTCCACCGCCGGCTCGCGGCCTGCCTCGCGGCGATCCACTACTTCGGGACGCGGACCGGTGACCCGGTGCGCGACCCGAAGCTGGTGCTCGACCACCTCGAAGCGGCGCTCGGCGGCACCCCGGAGGCCTACCTGGCCCGCTACCGCGAGACGCTCGCCACCGCCCTGGCCGAGCACCGTCGGATCGGCGCCGGCCGGGGCGGTGACCGGCGGGCGGTGAGCAGCGCGCGGGCCTGGCTGACGGGCACCCGGGCCGCCCTCGTCCAGATGTGCCGGGAACTCGCACCGCTGCTGTCCGGGACGGACGCGGCCCCGGACGTCACGGTCGGCTGGCAGGCGGCCGTGACCGCGATCGAGCAGATCCGTCGGGAGGCGCAACGGGACTGACGGATCCGACGGCACCGGCTCATCGCGTACCCCCGCAAGGCCCGAAAAGGACCGACCGGCGCGCCGTCACCGCCGGTGGCCGGCGCGGGACCGGCGGGGGCGGGCGGGGACCGCCGCGGCGTGCTCGGCGACCTGCCGGCGCGCCTCCCCGGCCAGCTCCGGGTAGGCGGCGGCGATCACCGCGTACACCGTGTTGCGGATCGCGACCGTCGCCTCCGCCCGCCCGACCGTGGCAAAGACCGCGTCGAGCGCCGCGTCGTACAGCGTGGCCTGCTGCCGCAGGTAATCGACCATCCAGCGGCGCAGCGTCGTCCGATCCACCTCGTCCACCCGGTAGCCCCGATGGCGATGCGCGACCGCCAGCTCGGCCAGCGCCGCGGACGCCAGCACCGGCACCCGGATGTCGAGCGCCGCGACCTGCGCCAGCAGCGCTGCCCGCCGCGCGTCGACGACCGCCCGGCCGCGCGCCGACCGGCGCACCGCCCCGGCCCGCCACCGCCGCCACGGCTCCGACTGCTCCGCGGCGACCACCCGCTCCCGGCAGAACCCCGGTCTCGGCGAGGTCCGGTCCGGCGCCCCCAGGAACCGGCGGATCGCCGCCGGCGTCCACCCACGTTCGGCCAGCGCACTGCCACTGAGATAGTCATCCCGCAACTGCATGCGTGACATCTTGTCATTGCGCAAGGGGCGGAGGCAAGGTGCGCCGCCTTCGCGCCGCCAGCCAGCGCAGCAGGTGCAGGCCCTGACGCCGTTGCATGCGCCGCAGCCCCGGCAGGCCCGGGACCGGGGGCAGCCAGCCCTCTCGCCAGGCCCGCCCGGCCAGCCCGGCCAGCGCCACGTCCACCGCGTCCGCCGGAGCGTCCCGCCAGCAGGAACGCCGCAGCATCCGCTCCGGATCATGCCCGCAGATCGCCAGGTCCGGCCCCAGCCGCACCAGATCCAGCCATCCCGGCGCCGTCCACAGATGGGTCCAGTCCACGATCCGAAGCCGGCCGCCCGGCTCCCGGATGACGTTGTCGCGCCGCAGGTCCCCGTGATGCAGGGCCGTGCCGGCAGCGAGCGCGTCGAGCCAGTCCCCCTCCAGCCCGGCGAGCAGCGGGATCGGCAGCTCGACCGGCAGCGGCCGCCCGCGCAGATGATCGACCGCGACCCCGCCGTCACCCTCCCCGTTCAGCGCTCGCCAGGTACCGAGAAGAGGAACGAAGGCTTCGGCGTACGGAGTGACACCGACCACCGGGCACGGCTGCGCGATCTTCCGCAGCCGATCCACCACCCGCAGCAGATGCGGCAGATCAGCGGCCCGCCAGCAGGTCACAGCGGTCCCGTCGACCACCTCGTAGGCCGCCACCCGCCACCGTCCGGCCGACGCGCAGCCGACCAGCCGCGGACCCACCGGTCCGGTCACCCCGGCCAGGACCACCCCGGCCGTCACCGCCTCACCGAGCCCGTCACCGACCGGCGCCGCCTTGACGAACAGCCGCCTCCCGTCACCGCCGGTGACCACCGAAGCGATCGAGGGGGTGAACCCGGCATCCGCCGCCTGTTCCGCGACGACCGGCCCGCCCAGCATCTCCCGCACGGCCAGCCGCACCCGCGGCGGCGCCTGCGCCAGCCGCGGCCGCCGGATCCCCGCCCCTTCATCGATCATCACCGTCCCAGCATCGGGCACGACCGGCCGTTGCGCGGGGCACCCCGATCGGTGAAGATCGAACCGTCGCGCACCTGGATGCCGGCGGGAGGAGGCGGGCGGTGAGCCTCCAGCGAGTTCTCCTCGTCGCCGGATCGGTGCTGCTGCTCCTGCAGATCGTCAAGTTCTCCGGGGTGCTCTCGGCGATCCGGTGGATCCTCGCCAACGGGCGGGAGTTCATCGTCGAGCTGCGCAAACGGCAGGACACCTTCTCCGAGGCGGCCTACTGGGAGGTGCTCGACCGGTGCAACGGCCGGGCGGTGCCGCCGTTCGGAGTGCTGGAGTACCGGCTCCTGCGGTTCGCGAGCCGACGCGGCAGAGCGGCCGGCGTCGCGATCAGGTTCGGCCGGACGATCCTCTACGACTTCACGGCGATCGGTGTGTACGTCGCGGCCTTCCTCCTGATCACCGGTGCGCCCGCTCTCCGGAACCGGGTGCACGGCCCGGTGACCACGCTGGCCTGGATCTCGGCGGGGCTGGGCGCGCTGCAGCTGATCGCCATCTACGCCGAAGCCTGCGTGTCGTATGCGCGGATCGGCTCCTACGGCCTGGGCTTCCACGGGGCCAGCAGATATGTCGAACGCGAGCGTGCCGGCACCTACTTCGCCGAGGTGAAGACGCTCGTCGGGGCCGTGCTCTACTCGTTGCTCATCGGCAGCATGATCTTCTACTTCT
Protein-coding regions in this window:
- a CDS encoding polymorphic toxin-type HINT domain-containing protein, which gives rise to MTRARIAAVVASLLAVVMLPQAANAAVPITPEAVPPAAAPTLQDWIAREAAADADRERRLAADGPIDDTELDRMLIQDLADYDADPDVRAAAAQVLQAGDPAQFAPFLDRALPVYRAAAAERRTRDAAENREIVQDWAATGGPVERQKAAAALATGNDDRIADFIAVGHAAAVAADQQDRITAAEQAKTIKARVEQIVAAGGYEVRWAGQGALDTEDPATIAAFYTTGYAAAAARDTAAQQQIEAALAARTKAVDDLTALARRATQAATARTTIITESVTATQALTVAANSMGLADKYAKQADAVYAADLPIRTAGGATHTADLTRLRTDACTESATTARNAGQVTAHTGVAKTAADTLVTTGLTHGVDWAAVMQAQNDAADAAGQAAATACHAAEATEAAARTLDADHHATVDANNAVKYRQEAEREAAAAAKLAAQAEKLAAAAQAAEADAHQQRLRAEQDARDARSRAAEAREHYTRAKTQRDIARQQSAIAIAQQAAAYDAARRAVEQQNVAAGKGATAKAAADEVTKSIDRFDTLVNDSKAASLRAQKAISDRDTKQLSYEAYQQDAIAKKGTAEGDYAAQQAAIIGAQLPGARAAADQARTEANGAAAAAKAEAEAAAAAAAAARRDAADAAAAANRAIADAQRAEDLARQSVDVARQAINRAAAAKADADLTSSAADSALREAGIAAFQSRIAGRAAIDARASARAIADPAAAALSVADQYAATDNDAQMAIDVANSAILIGAEQSAAAEQHAADAEAAAVHAAEEALRAQEQVKPAYAAAQKAAEDASRAIKASKAAITAANNAATEARATVAAANDAAHAAQQATAYANAAEGMAVQAGHDAAVGRQAAGAARNYANQAKTAADNADSIAKQIKAASDSATTFATAMKNTAARMVQIAADTHTAVHQLADLTEAEKKARQTSWMQTWRDYVDKKLAAKDLPDWLKKFYRGESEEVLGIAGGLWLSGLCAFGAPGNTPGNTPDSEEACDMLKDGVKQLIDHPGSLIHLDEWRNGDYAKALGMSVVDLATLDLPKIGKITAAIDVLRDGIAAGLAKLLSGELLNGLKNIGADLIDAALKKLGALKLTKLIELNVDLPKKITFSADELSALKLAIDVKGFPAVADALKGLIDGKGILDGLDDLIKKCLGDSFTPQTRVLLADGRAVPIAAVRVGDLVLATDPETGVTAAEPVTDLHRNLDTAFADVRIGGRHGDQAVHTTAHHPFWNAGTRQWTDAGALQPGDTLLGRGGPATVTAVQQHTGRRIMHNLTVATLHTFYVLAGATPVLVHNCLPNLRDEGMQKIELDAAAKRGVSPVTIGPGSGLQALKDAISKASPGTEGYFKWGITMDGELKVIPAFAGTTGSGWPRVEIAHTVLAGLKGKLRAAGTGHIDDLFGVEINDSSGHFQPTDGLIDLGVEKFHEAGIDVFPSSWRDGDWLLPFAPN
- a CDS encoding aminoglycoside phosphotransferase, with protein sequence MIDEGAGIRRPRLAQAPPRVRLAVREMLGGPVVAEQAADAGFTPSIASVVTGGDGRRLFVKAAPVGDGLGEAVTAGVVLAGVTGPVGPRLVGCASAGRWRVAAYEVVDGTAVTCWRAADLPHLLRVVDRLRKIAQPCPVVGVTPYAEAFVPLLGTWRALNGEGDGGVAVDHLRGRPLPVELPIPLLAGLEGDWLDALAAGTALHHGDLRRDNVIREPGGRLRIVDWTHLWTAPGWLDLVRLGPDLAICGHDPERMLRRSCWRDAPADAVDVALAGLAGRAWREGWLPPVPGLPGLRRMQRRQGLHLLRWLAARRRRTLPPPLAQ